CGCCTCCGCGGCGATCTCCGGCGCGTCGCTCGCGGGCGCTGCCCGCAGCGCGGCGATTCTCGCGGAGCGCACCGGCGGGCAGCCGCCGCTAGAGGTTCGCGTCCGGCCGTGGTACAACCCGGGACTGCGCTCCGAGGCGTACATCGTGCCCGGCGTGATCGGGGTGCTGCTGTCCATCACGTCGCTGGTGGTCATGAGCCTCGCCGTGGTGCGCGAGCGGGAGCGCGGAACGCTCGAGCAACTCGTCGTGACTCCGCTGAGCAAAACCAGCCTGCTGCTGGGGAAGGTGCTGCCGTTCGTCGCGGTCGGGTACGTGCAGATGACGGTCATCCTGTTGCTCGGAAGGCTGGTGTTCGACGTCCCGATGCGCGGGAGTCTGCTGCTGCTGTACCTGGTCGCGGGCGCGTTCATTACCGCGAACCTCGGCATCGGGCTGCTCATCTCCACGGCCGTGAAGTCGCAGGTCCAGGCCACTCAGCTCGGCTACTTCGTGATGCTGCCGAACATCCTGCTGTCCGGCTTCATGTTTCCGCGGGAGGCGATGCCGGAGGTCGCGCAGTGGATCGGTCTCGTGCTCCCGCTGACGTACTTTTTGACGGTGCTCCGGGGGATTCTTCTAAAGTCGGCGTCGCTATCCGCCATCTGGCCGGAAACGCTGGCCCTGGTGAGCATGGCGACGGTGCTGTTCTCGCTCAGCGTGCTGCGGTTCCGAAAGACCGTCGAATAAAGGCGGCGGGCCACTCGGAAACCGCGAGAATCCGACGCAAAAGTCCACACTTCTTCGCGACGCTCATCTTCCCGGTAAGGGTCCTGATCGGCTATCGCCTTTGAAGGCATGGACTTGCGTAGCTGGCCCGTGGAGCGGCGCGGGAGCATGGCGGTTGCATTAGACAACTGTTGCATTCAGCCAGAGAGGCCGATGTTCGTTTCTCCGAGGTTTCGAGATTTATTGGTTTCCGACCCCGCAACGGCGTACTTGAGCCAGCTGACCGCGGCGGCGGAGCAGATCGACACCGTAGCGGACGAGGGCGACGATCTGTCGCCGGATGCCGAGACGGGCCGGTCCGATGTCGCGGCGGCCCGGGGCGGCAGCGCGCTGGCATCCAAGCCCGTGTTCATCCCCGCCCCGGTATTCAAGCCCGAGTTCATCCCGGCAACGGAGTTCCCAGTCGGCGATAGCTAGCCGGGGGTCCCGAGCTCCTGGTTGGGCGATGGGGGATCCAAGACGTGAGATAGCCAGAAAACAGAGGGCCAGAGGTGAGATGTCTCGCTTCTGGCTCTCTCGTATCCGGCATCTCACATCTTGGTTTCCCCTGCAACGTTCTCGGGGCTGGGGTACGTTGACATAAGTTCCCGCCCCGTCTAACTTTATCAGTCTCTGTCGCCCCAGCCGGCAACGGCGGGGCGCCTTTTGTGTCCTGGAGTTTCTGTACCGTGGCAAAGGCTGATCGGTTCAGCAAAAAGCCAACAGCCAATAGCCAATAGCCGCATTTAATGCCCACTATCAATCAGCTCGTCCGGCAGAGCCGCCGCGACGTAGAGAAAAAAGAGAAAGCGCCGGCGCTCAAGGCGAATCCGCAGAAGCGCGGCGTGTGCACGCGCGTGTACACCACGACCCCGAAGAAGCCGAACTCGGCGCTGCGCAAAGTGGCGCGCGTGCGGCTCACGAATGGATTCGAAGTCACCGCGTACATCCCGGGTGAAGGCCACAACCTGCAGGAGCACTCGATCGTGCTCATCCGCGGCGGCCGCGTGAAGGATCTGCCGGGCGTGCGGTATCACATCGTACGTGGCTCGCTCGACGCCTCGGGCGTCACCGGCCGGAACAAGAGTCGCTCGAAATACGGAACGAAAAAGCCAAAGGGCGCAGCCGGAGGAAAGAAGTAGATGAGTCGCCGCAAGAGCTCGGTGAAGCGCACCATCCTGCCCGATTCACGCTACGACAGTCAGACCGTCTCGAAGTTCATCAACGCGCTGATGTACGACGGCAAGAAGTCCACGGCCGAGCGCATCTTCTACAAGGCGATGGACCTCGTGGAGACGCGCACCAGCCAGACGGGCGTGACGGTGTTCAAGCAGGCGCTGACCAACATCAAGCCGGTCGTAGAGGTGAAGAGCCGCCGCGTCGGCGGCGCGACGTACCAGGTGCCGGTGGAAGTCCGACCCGACCGCCGCACCGCGCTCGCGATGCGCTGGCTGATCTCCTTCTCGCGCGACCGCAACGAGAAGTCGATGGCGGAGAAGCTCGCCACCGAAGTGGTCGCGGCGTCGAAGGGAGAAGGCAACGCGGTGAAGAAGAAGGAAGACACGCACCGCATGGCCGAAGCCAACAAGGCGTTCGCGCACTACCGCTGGTAAGCGACCGACCCGATGTGAAAAGGCCCCGTCCGGAAAACCGGACGGGGCCTTTTCTTTCGCTATTGAGGGGGTCAGCCTTTATGGATTCTCTCGCAGAATCCGCTGCCGATATTCCTCGCTCGCGTAGATGGCTACTTCCACGCGCCGGTTCTGCTGGCGTCCCGCATCCGTCGAATTCGCAGCGATCGGCTCGGTCTCGCCGCGTCCCAGTGCGGTGATGCGGCTGGCCGCGATACCCTTCGACTGCAGGTACGCCGAAGCCGCGTGCGCGCGTCGATGCGACAGCGCCATGTTGTACGAGTCCGTTCCCACGCTGTCGGTGTGACCGACGATCGTCAGGGACGAGTTGGGGTACCGCTGCAGGCTGAGCGCCAGCTCGTCGAGATTCGCGCGGCCGGCGGGGAGGATCTGGTCGGAATCGAACGGGTACAGGATGCCCGATGAGAACGACACCGCGATCCCCTCACCGATGCGCGTGACGGTCGCGCCTCCGATTCTGTCGCCGAGCTCCTTGGCCTGCTGATCCATCTGATGACCGATCACCGCTCCGGCAGCTCCGCCGAGCACCGCGCCGATGATGGCGCCGCGCGCGGTGGAACCGGTCTGGTTGCCGATGACTCCGCCAATGACGGCGCCGGTTCCGGCCCCGATGACCGCTCCGCGGTCGCGCTGGCTCATCGAGCTGCACGCGCTAGCCGCGAGTGATACTACTATCAAGCCACTGAGTAGCTGTGTTCTTCCGATTCTATTGGACATGGTCGACTTTCCTGGCTGAATGTGTCTACCAGGGACTATCAAGATGGGTGCCATAAGAGCCCCGGCGAGCAGGGAACATTTAGTTCTTTTTGTGTGGCGAATTGCGTTGTTGGCTGGCGTCTGGGTTGCCATGCCCGGCTGCGCGGAGGACGACGTCGCGCCCGCGCCGAAACCAGCGGTCGGGGCGCAAGTGCCGATCGTGGACATGTCGCCCTCGGCTCAACGGCCCCTGCTTCCGGCGGAGACCCCGTTGGTCGCCGCCGAGCCCGCGGCCGCTCCCGCGCCGAGGCCCGTGCCGGCGCGCGGCGCGGCCGTCGTCAGCAGCGGAGATATCGCCGCCCTGCGGTCGCGGCAGCTGCTGATGCCGGTCGCCGGTGTGCGGCCGGTGAATCTCGTCGGCAGCTTCGCCGAGGTGCGCGGGGGACGCACGCACGAGGCGCTCGACATTCCGGCTCCGCGTGGAACGCCGGTCCTCGCAGCCGACGCCGGAACGGTACTGAAGCTGTTCACGAGCCGCGCGGGAGGGCTCACGATCTACCTAGCCGATCCGACCAGGAAGTTCATCTACTACTACGCGCACCTCGATGCATACGCGCCCGCGCTGCGCGAAGGCCAGGCCGTCGCGAAGGGGCAGCAAATCGGCACCGTGGGCACCAGCGGCAACGCTCCGCAGAACACGCCGCACCTCCACTTCGCCATCCTGCGGAACGACGACATGACGACGTGGTGGACAGGAACGCCGCTCGATCCCTACATGATCCTGAGGTAGCGCCTCGGGGAGGCTAGTTCCCTTTGCGCTTGGCGCTCGCCTGGCGCTCCGCGCGCTTGCGCGGTGTGCCCAAGTCGTGGTTGTGCCTGTCGGCGTCGCGGGCGAGGCGCGTCTTCTCGCTCACCTTCTCGGCGTCGTCGTGCTGCTGCCGATCTTCGAACAGCCGGTCCTTGCCGGTCGTGTCGTGCTTGCGAATGTCCGCCGGATCGTACTGCGGCCCCGAGCGCTTTGCAGCCGCGCCGCCCTGCTCCACGTGCTGCTTGCGCAGGAAATCGATCGTTTTCTGGCCGTGCTGTCCCTCCGCATGGCGTTGCGCAGGGGCCTGGTTTCCTCCGTTTTTCTTGTTCTTGCTCATCGTGTTGGCTCCGGATGCCCGTACGTTACGGGGAGATGGCGAGCGTGATCGGATTCTTCAGATGCACGATATGCTCCCGCCTCGCGAGCCGCCTGATTCGCTCGAACCAGCTCGGCGGGCGCGGCTCGCCGCCGTGCTCCATGACCCATTTTGCCACCTCCGCGACTTCCTGCGGGTCCATCCGGAGGCAGCCCTTGGACGCGGCTTCGCCGAGCGACTCCACCGTCGGCGTTCCGTGGATGTAATAGTCGGGCTCCCGGAAGAAGATCTTCACGGTCTGCATCGGATTGTCGGGGTCGCCGGGCGCCTTCGCCGTCTTTCCCCGGGCCCACGGCTCCTTGGGTGGAACCCAGCGCGGATTCCATATGAGCTTAGTGATCCGGAAGGTCCCGGTGGGGGTGGCGTGGCCGTCGGATCCCACTGAGATCGCGTACGTCGCTGCTACGGAGTCCCCGAGCCGCACGGAGAGGATCCGCGCGGAAATGCTCGCGGCCAGCGAGAGCGGGCCGGAGTTCGCCGGGGCTGCCGTCACATACGCGCGCGGGGCCAGCTCCGGCCGTGCCGCGAGGCTCGAAGCACTGGAACCAGTTCCGGTCCCGTACGCACTAGCTGGAGTAAGCGCCACCGCGAGCAATAAACCTTGTATGCAATTCATTCCCGCCTCTATTTCGCGTTAGGATTGGTACGCGATACAGAAGCAACAAGTGTTCCGGCTACGGGGCTGGCTGGTGGGACGGCGCTTTGGCTCCGGGAATGGCTATGGGGAATCCAGGCCGTGAGCAGTGAGCTGTTAGCTGTCGGCTCTCAGGGAACTGACATATTGGACGTGTCGATGAGTTTGCCGCGAAATTCCAGGAACGTCCGAATAGCAGTTGCTGATTGCTGATCGCTAACAGCTCACTGCTCACGGCCTGGATTCCATCAGCGGCTCACCAGGAGGTTGCGCTACAGCTCGGGCAGCGTGTGCGCTCGCCCCCGATTCTGCTCCTGCAGCCACGCGTGCAGCGGCGCGAAGTACTCCATCATCGCGTTGGCGTTGAGCTCCTGGCCCGTGGTCTCGCGCAGCACGTCGCGCCACGGCCGGCTCGCGCCGGGCGCCATGAGCGTGCGCAGAAAATCGCCGACTCCGGTGTTGCCGTAGTAGTTCGAGTTGCGCGGGTCCTGTCCGAGGATGTTCCGCGCGATGTGGTTGTGCATCTGGAACAGGAGCGCGAACGACAGCGCGTAATCGTAGTACTGGCCCGGGTCGTCGTTGATGTGCGTCTTGGTCAGCGCGTCGGCGAACTGCTCGCCGCGCGGCGCGGGCGGGACGATCCCCTGATAGCGGCGCGCGAGCTCCCACCAGCGCGCGTTCCACTGGTCGGCCGGCAGATCGTTGGCGTACAGCTCGTGCTCGAAGCGGGTCATCACGCCCGCTGACCAGGGCATGAAGACGATGTAGTTGAGCGCCTCGCGCAGGAGCTGCGTGCGCTCGTCCGCCTGCGCACCCGCCGACAGCAAGCCGCGTCCGACGAGGAAAGGGCGCTGCATGGACGCCAGCCCGATCATCGAGCCGATCGCTTCGTGGTACGCGCGGTTGGCGCCACCGCGCAGCACCAGCGGTACTTCGGGGCGCGTGTACGCGACGTAGTAATAGATGTGGCCCAGCTCGTGGTGCGAGGTCTCGTACCAGTCCGCGTTCGGCTCCACGCTCATCAGCGACCGCACGTCGTTCTCGAGATCCAGATGCCACGCCGATGCGTGCGTGTTCTTCTTGTACGGCGCGTTGGCCGGCAGCGGATACAGCGACGATTTCTCGTAGAAGCTCAAGGGCAGGGCGGGGAAGCCGAGCGATTTGTAGAAGTCCTCGCTCGAGCGCACTACCCACTCCGCGGTCTTTCCCTTGAAGGCGTCGTCGAGGTTCGGCCCGCCTTCCGAGCGCGCGAGATCCTCCCACGACTGTCCCCACCTGTTCGGCAGCCAGTGCGCC
The genomic region above belongs to Gemmatimonadaceae bacterium and contains:
- a CDS encoding ABC transporter permease produces the protein MLRKEFVQLRRDRLTLAMVVVLPAVQLLLFGYAIRTEVRNLPTVVLDESQSSESRALIDVMRNTGNFRVTGSVASRAELRRVIERGEASAAVIIPPDFAANLKRGRGATAQIVVDAADPMAASAAISGASLAGAARSAAILAERTGGQPPLEVRVRPWYNPGLRSEAYIVPGVIGVLLSITSLVVMSLAVVRERERGTLEQLVVTPLSKTSLLLGKVLPFVAVGYVQMTVILLLGRLVFDVPMRGSLLLLYLVAGAFITANLGIGLLISTAVKSQVQATQLGYFVMLPNILLSGFMFPREAMPEVAQWIGLVLPLTYFLTVLRGILLKSASLSAIWPETLALVSMATVLFSLSVLRFRKTVE
- the rpsL gene encoding 30S ribosomal protein S12 — encoded protein: MPTINQLVRQSRRDVEKKEKAPALKANPQKRGVCTRVYTTTPKKPNSALRKVARVRLTNGFEVTAYIPGEGHNLQEHSIVLIRGGRVKDLPGVRYHIVRGSLDASGVTGRNKSRSKYGTKKPKGAAGGKK
- the rpsG gene encoding 30S ribosomal protein S7: MSRRKSSVKRTILPDSRYDSQTVSKFINALMYDGKKSTAERIFYKAMDLVETRTSQTGVTVFKQALTNIKPVVEVKSRRVGGATYQVPVEVRPDRRTALAMRWLISFSRDRNEKSMAEKLATEVVAASKGEGNAVKKKEDTHRMAEANKAFAHYRW
- a CDS encoding OmpA family protein: MSQRDRGAVIGAGTGAVIGGVIGNQTGSTARGAIIGAVLGGAAGAVIGHQMDQQAKELGDRIGGATVTRIGEGIAVSFSSGILYPFDSDQILPAGRANLDELALSLQRYPNSSLTIVGHTDSVGTDSYNMALSHRRAHAASAYLQSKGIAASRITALGRGETEPIAANSTDAGRQQNRRVEVAIYASEEYRQRILRENP
- a CDS encoding M23 family metallopeptidase, coding for MPGCAEDDVAPAPKPAVGAQVPIVDMSPSAQRPLLPAETPLVAAEPAAAPAPRPVPARGAAVVSSGDIAALRSRQLLMPVAGVRPVNLVGSFAEVRGGRTHEALDIPAPRGTPVLAADAGTVLKLFTSRAGGLTIYLADPTRKFIYYYAHLDAYAPALREGQAVAKGQQIGTVGTSGNAPQNTPHLHFAILRNDDMTTWWTGTPLDPYMILR
- a CDS encoding L,D-transpeptidase gives rise to the protein MTAAPANSGPLSLAASISARILSVRLGDSVAATYAISVGSDGHATPTGTFRITKLIWNPRWVPPKEPWARGKTAKAPGDPDNPMQTVKIFFREPDYYIHGTPTVESLGEAASKGCLRMDPQEVAEVAKWVMEHGGEPRPPSWFERIRRLARREHIVHLKNPITLAISP
- a CDS encoding M2 family metallopeptidase, which translates into the protein MQRLFRATALPVAFLTIAGSCTQIAQTAQTAATIATTVVTQADAQAYLDSYAAEFQRLYYASALAEWASNTHIVEGDSTNARRTKAANEAYASFVGSVANIERIRGYLAQKERLTPIQVRQLEAMLYAAANQPQTVPDVVRRRIAAETEQTEKLYGYTFMVNGKAVTPNQIDSTLRNSTNIADRRAYWEASKAIGPTLKPGIMSLRDLRNQTVQALGYPDFFTYQVSDYGMTTDEMLQMTDNLLRQIRPLYRELHTWARHELARKYNVPVPEYLPAHWLPNRWGQSWEDLARSEGGPNLDDAFKGKTAEWVVRSSEDFYKSLGFPALPLSFYEKSSLYPLPANAPYKKNTHASAWHLDLENDVRSLMSVEPNADWYETSHHELGHIYYYVAYTRPEVPLVLRGGANRAYHEAIGSMIGLASMQRPFLVGRGLLSAGAQADERTQLLREALNYIVFMPWSAGVMTRFEHELYANDLPADQWNARWWELARRYQGIVPPAPRGEQFADALTKTHINDDPGQYYDYALSFALLFQMHNHIARNILGQDPRNSNYYGNTGVGDFLRTLMAPGASRPWRDVLRETTGQELNANAMMEYFAPLHAWLQEQNRGRAHTLPEL